A region of the Planctomycetota bacterium genome:
GCCGGTCGCGCCCGACAGGACCTTGCCGAGCGTGTCTGCCAAGGCCGCGGCGCTGCGCTTGAGCCCCTGGAGCTCCTTCGGCCACAGCTCGATCTCGAGCGTCTTCTCCGCGCCGCCGCGGCCGACGAGCGTCGGCACCGAAAGGGCGACGTCGCGGATCCCGTAGGTGCCCGGGCCGCCGCGGAGGACGGTCGACACCGGCAGCACGCACTTCCGGTCCAGTGCGATGGCGTGGATCACCTCGGCGATCGAGACACCGACGGCGAACCCGGCGCCGGTCTTCTTCTTGATCATCTCGGCGCCGCTGGTCTTCGTGCGCTCGAAGACGTCGGCGGCGAGCTTCGGGGAATAGCCGGGCCATTTCTCCAGTGCCAGTCCCGCGATCGCGGCGCTGCTCCACACCGGCACCATCGTGTCGCCGTGCTCGCCGAGGATGATCGCCTGGACCTGCGTGGCCGGAGCGGCAAGGTTGTGCGCCAATAGCGCCCGGAAGCGGAGCGTGTCGAGGAGCGTGCCGAGGCCGATCACCCGGCCGCGCGGCAGACCGAGCTCCTGCTCGGCCAGGTAGGTGAGGATGTCGACGGGGTTGCTGACGACGAGGACCGTGGCGTCGGCCTTCATGCCCCCCGACTTCACCTGCGCGAGGATCGAGCGGAACAGGACGACGTTGCGGTTGATCAGCGCCAGCCGGCTCTCGTCGGGCTTGCGGCGGAGGCCGGCCGTGATGCAGATGACGTCGGCGTCGGCGAGCGAGTCGTAGCCGCCGGCGCGGATCACCTGGTCGGCGATCGCCGGCGTGCCGTGGAGCATGTCGAGCGCCTGGCCGTCCGCCAGGTCGGCATTGGCATCGACGAGGACGATCTCGTGGACGATGCCACCGAGCTGGAGGGCGAAGCCGGCCGAGGACCCCACGATCCCGCCGCCGCCGATGATTCCGACCTTCATGGACGCTGCTTTCCGGAGAGGTGTGATTCGTGCGCGGTGGCGCTCAGGCGGCGCTGATGCCCAGCTCGCGGCAGACCTGCTCGGTGACCGCCTTGACGATCGCGTCGTAATCGACGGCAGGCGTCGGGGACGAGGGCTTCGCAGACGCGGTTGCGGCTGGAAGCGGACTGGTGGTCGGGGAGTGACCGGAAGCAGCCGAGGAGGCTGCCGATACTCCAGCCGCCCCCGGCGCCGGGAACGCCGACCGTGTCACGCCCGTGTCGCCCCAACTGGCACGGAACACGTCGTTGGCACAGATGTCGCAGTTTTCCATCCCCTTCTCGAGGCGCGCGTCGGTGTAGCCCCACTTCTGCTTGAGGTCGAGCAGCTCCTTCGTCTCCTGCTTGGAGAGGAACGTGACGCGGCCGAGGTCCTTGGCGAGCATCAGGATCCGGCAGTAGGCGTCGAGGATCTCGGTCCACCAGTAGGCCTTCTCGATCGTCTCGCCGAAGCTCACCGTGCCGTGGTTGGCGAGGATCACGACGTTGCTCTTCTTCACGAACGGCTTGACCGTGTCGGCGAACTTCTGCCCGCCGGGGGTCTCGTATTTCGTGATCGGGATGTCGCCGAGAAACACCTCGACCTCGGGGAGGACGCACTGCGGGATCGGCTCGCGGGCGACGGCGAAGGCGGTGGCGTGCGGCGGATGGCAGTGGACGACGCTGTTGACGTCGGCGCGCTCCTTCATGATCGTGAGGTGGAGGAGGATTTCGCTCGAGCGCTTGCGATTGCCGGCGAGCTGGTTGCCCTCCATGTCGACGATGCACAGGTCGGAGGGCTTCATGAACCCCTTCGAGATCATCGTCGGCGTGCACAGGACCTCGTCGGGACCGAGGCGGAACGAGATGTTGCCGTCGTTGCCGGCGGCGAAGCCCTTGGCGTAGATCCGCCGGCCGATGTCGCAGATCTCCTCCTTGAGCTGGGCGAGCGACTTGCTGCTGGTCGTGACGGCCATGGAAAACCTCCTTGGGGCTGGTGTTCTCGATTGTTCCCCACGCTGCCGGTCGCGGTCGGTCTGACGGTCGGCGAAATCCGGAGCGTGGTGCCGGTCGAAACGGTCGGTGGGGTGGTGACAGTCAGGCGTGGTCCGGGGCGAGGTGGAGCCGGTCGATCAGGGCGGCGACATAGGCATCGATCGGCTTGTCGAGCGGGCGGAAGGGCTGCGCCGCCTCTCCCCCTTCGCTGAAGGCGACGATCTGGCCGTCGCCGGCACCGAGGTCGTCCCAGGCGACAAGCGCCTCGGCCGGGCCGTCACCGCGTGCCAGATCCGCGGTCGCCAGCGGCACGACGACGCGAAACACGCCGCCGCGCACGGTGGCGTGGGGTTCGACGAGGGTCACGGTGCCGATCGAGAGACCGAGGCGCATGGGGAGACTCCAGGCGAGGTCAGTGGCTCTTGCAGCCGCAGCCCTCGGCCGCGGCGGCAAGCTCGGTGGGGAGCGCGGCGTCGAGCCGGGCGAACTCGACCGCGACGCGTTCGAGGGCCCCCGGCGACCACTCGCGCGGATTGACGACGAGCAGATTGGCGGCCGCATCGCGGGCCGCGGCGAGCAGGGCGACGGCATCCCGGGCCGTCACCGCACGGAGGCTGCGCGAGCGATTGGCGAGGATCAGGGCCACGGCCGGGCGACCGGTGAAGAGGAGCCCCCGGGCGGCGTCGCGCGAGGCCTGAAGGGAGAGCGCCTCGATCACGTCGGTCATCCCCGTCGCCGGCAGTTGCTGGACGCCCGGCAGCGCCCTGGCGATCCGGACCGCCCCGGCGGCAGCATCGGCTGGGCAGTCGACCCGGGCGAGGAGAAACGGCCGGGCAACGACGGCCGGAGCCATCGGGGCGCTCCCGCGATCGACCGCGATCCCGAGGTCCGCCAGCCGCTCGCGCGCCGACGGCGTGATCACCGCGCGCGGATCGACGACGATCCGCGCCGTGCCGGCCGGCAGGCGGTCGATCGTGGCCACGGCGATGACCCGCTCGGCGATCCGTGCGGAAGGCGGTGCGGAGCCCGAGGCGACTCCCGGCGCGGCGCCGGAAGCCGCGCCGGTCGGAAACGCCGCGGTGCCGGCCGCAGGACCGGCGGTGCGGAGCCGGCGGATCACCTCGGCGACGAGGGCACGGATCTCGTCGGGCGTCGGTACGGGGGCGGGATGTGGTGTCATGGCGGTGCCGTGGTCAGGCAGTGGCGTCGACCAGGCCGATCGTGCTCCAGCGGGCGGGGGTGGTGTCGGAGCCGAGGCGTTCGCGGAGCAGGCGGCCGTCGCTGGT
Encoded here:
- a CDS encoding lactate dehydrogenase; the protein is MKVGIIGGGGIVGSSAGFALQLGGIVHEIVLVDANADLADGQALDMLHGTPAIADQVIRAGGYDSLADADVICITAGLRRKPDESRLALINRNVVLFRSILAQVKSGGMKADATVLVVSNPVDILTYLAEQELGLPRGRVIGLGTLLDTLRFRALLAHNLAAPATQVQAIILGEHGDTMVPVWSSAAIAGLALEKWPGYSPKLAADVFERTKTSGAEMIKKKTGAGFAVGVSIAEVIHAIALDRKCVLPVSTVLRGGPGTYGIRDVALSVPTLVGRGGAEKTLEIELWPKELQGLKRSAAALADTLGKVLSGATG
- a CDS encoding class II aldolase/adducin family protein, with translation MAVTTSSKSLAQLKEEICDIGRRIYAKGFAAGNDGNISFRLGPDEVLCTPTMISKGFMKPSDLCIVDMEGNQLAGNRKRSSEILLHLTIMKERADVNSVVHCHPPHATAFAVAREPIPQCVLPEVEVFLGDIPITKYETPGGQKFADTVKPFVKKSNVVILANHGTVSFGETIEKAYWWTEILDAYCRILMLAKDLGRVTFLSKQETKELLDLKQKWGYTDARLEKGMENCDICANDVFRASWGDTGVTRSAFPAPGAAGVSAASSAASGHSPTTSPLPAATASAKPSSPTPAVDYDAIVKAVTEQVCRELGISAA
- a CDS encoding carbon dioxide concentrating mechanism protein CcmL, which produces MRLGLSIGTVTLVEPHATVRGGVFRVVVPLATADLARGDGPAEALVAWDDLGAGDGQIVAFSEGGEAAQPFRPLDKPIDAYVAALIDRLHLAPDHA